One genomic region from Campylobacter concisus encodes:
- a CDS encoding NAD(P)H-hydrate dehydratase: MKNLYLDTRLLDERASEKFDLSEELLMENAAAAIANFIRKKFKKGVRVLGVCGAGNNGADVLCALRMLEGEFECEFILASQNLKPLAIKQLERAKSAGVCESKDVEDSLNGAKCLIDGLFGSGLNRNLDEKHIELISKINASTAYTIACDMSSGLSSEGKVLGACVKADTTITMGARKLALYSDAAKDFVGKIKVADLGISAQNYECESDYHLLEKCDLILPNRKNQCVNKGDFGHAFIVSGEHIGASMLCAKAAFAFGTGLVSVISNESLNLPTQIMQVSKISEKMNAGALGMGLGKKGIEELDAQILKGKKLVLDADIFYSSKVLDLLNENCVLTPHPKEFCSLLRLCNIADIDVKTLQENRFAYAKSWSEKCKAVLVLKGANTIIAKDGKIYIMPYGKNTLAKGGSGDVLSGLVLALLAQDYEPLSAAISATLAHALSLKNFKKNSYALSPIDIIKGVKCLRKK; encoded by the coding sequence ATGAAAAATTTATATTTAGACACGAGGCTTTTGGACGAGCGAGCAAGCGAGAAATTTGACCTTAGCGAAGAGCTTTTGATGGAAAATGCAGCCGCAGCCATAGCAAATTTCATCCGTAAGAAATTTAAAAAAGGCGTGAGAGTGCTTGGCGTTTGTGGCGCGGGAAACAACGGCGCTGACGTGCTTTGCGCTTTAAGGATGCTAGAGGGCGAGTTTGAATGCGAATTTATCTTAGCTAGTCAGAATTTAAAGCCACTAGCCATTAAGCAACTTGAGCGAGCTAAATCTGCTGGCGTGTGTGAGAGTAAAGATGTAGAAGATAGCTTAAATGGTGCAAAATGCCTCATAGACGGGCTTTTTGGCTCTGGTTTAAATAGAAATTTAGACGAAAAGCACATAGAGCTCATCTCAAAAATAAACGCCAGCACTGCCTATACCATCGCTTGCGATATGTCAAGTGGACTAAGTAGCGAGGGCAAGGTGCTTGGCGCTTGCGTAAAAGCAGATACTACGATCACGATGGGAGCTAGAAAGCTAGCTCTTTATAGTGACGCAGCAAAAGACTTTGTTGGCAAGATAAAGGTCGCTGATCTTGGCATAAGCGCGCAAAACTACGAATGCGAGAGTGACTATCATTTGCTTGAAAAATGCGACCTTATACTTCCAAATAGAAAAAATCAGTGTGTAAATAAGGGCGACTTTGGCCACGCATTTATTGTATCTGGCGAGCACATAGGAGCTAGCATGCTTTGCGCAAAGGCAGCATTTGCCTTTGGGACTGGGCTAGTTAGCGTGATAAGCAATGAGAGTCTAAATTTGCCAACGCAGATCATGCAAGTTAGCAAGATAAGCGAGAAAATGAACGCTGGAGCTCTTGGCATGGGGCTTGGCAAAAAGGGCATAGAAGAGCTTGATGCACAAATTTTAAAGGGTAAAAAGCTAGTGCTTGACGCTGATATCTTTTACAGCTCAAAAGTGCTTGATCTACTAAATGAAAACTGTGTTTTGACGCCACATCCAAAGGAATTTTGCTCACTTTTAAGGCTTTGCAATATAGCAGATATTGATGTAAAAACATTACAAGAAAATAGATTCGCTTATGCTAAGTCTTGGAGCGAGAAATGTAAGGCAGTACTTGTGCTAAAAGGTGCAAATACAATAATTGCGAAAGATGGAAAAATCTATATCATGCCTTATGGCAAAAACACGCTTGCAAAAGGTGGCAGTGGTGACGTGCTAAGTGGACTTGTACTTGCTCTTTTAGCTCAAGACTACGAGCCGCTGAGTGCTGCTATCTCGGCTACACTAGCTCATGCACTTAGCCTTAAAAATTTCAAGAAAAATAGCTATGCGCTTAGCCCAATAGACATTATAAAAGGAGTAAAATGCTTACGAAAAAAATAG
- the purN gene encoding phosphoribosylglycinamide formyltransferase yields MLTKKIAVLFSGSGSNLEAILKKVHNQIFNGIKIEVCLCICNKPGAYGIERAKKFGLDTTIIESAKFANREEFDAAVVEQILKSGAELTVLAGFMRILTPIFTSKIKAINLHPSILPLFKGAHAIKESFESDMMLGGVSVHYVSEELDGGKLIAQRAFEREDGMSLEDWESKIHAIEHEILPESIIKILTKETNV; encoded by the coding sequence ATGCTTACGAAAAAAATAGCCGTACTTTTTAGCGGTAGTGGCTCAAATTTAGAAGCGATACTTAAAAAAGTTCATAATCAAATTTTTAATGGCATAAAGATAGAAGTTTGCCTTTGTATCTGTAACAAGCCAGGTGCATACGGTATAGAGCGTGCTAAGAAATTTGGGCTTGATACGACGATAATAGAGAGTGCTAAATTTGCAAATAGAGAAGAATTTGACGCTGCGGTTGTAGAGCAAATTTTAAAAAGCGGCGCTGAACTAACGGTGCTTGCTGGGTTTATGAGGATATTAACTCCTATTTTTACATCAAAGATAAAAGCCATAAATTTACATCCTTCTATATTGCCACTTTTTAAAGGCGCTCATGCGATAAAAGAGAGCTTTGAGAGCGATATGATGCTCGGCGGAGTTAGCGTGCACTACGTGAGCGAGGAGCTTGACGGAGGTAAACTCATCGCACAAAGAGCGTTTGAAAGAGAAGATGGTATGAGCTTAGAGGATTGGGAGAGCAAAATCCATGCGATAGAGCATGAAATTTTGCCTGAGAGCATAATAAAAATTTTAACAAAGGAAACAAATGTTTGA
- a CDS encoding TerC family protein, translated as MFEWMTSPEAWISLLTLTGLEIVLGIDNIIFIAILVGKLPPEQRGSGRIVGLGLAMVTRILLLLSLFWIMKLTKPLFTIAEFSISGRDLVLILGGLFLLVKSTLEIHSSVSGESEEHKNSKKSHANFLVIVSEIAVLDIVFSLDSVITAVGMAEHIEIMIIAVILAVGVMMIASKGISNFVDNNPTIKILALAFLVLVGMTLVAEGLGFHIPKGYIYFAMAFSLAVESINIYAKKKKYGLLH; from the coding sequence ATGTTTGAATGGATGACTTCGCCAGAAGCGTGGATATCACTACTTACGCTAACTGGCTTAGAGATAGTTTTGGGCATAGATAATATTATATTTATCGCTATTTTGGTGGGTAAACTACCGCCAGAACAGCGCGGCAGTGGTAGGATTGTTGGCCTAGGGCTAGCTATGGTGACTAGAATTTTACTTTTACTTTCATTGTTTTGGATCATGAAGCTAACAAAGCCACTTTTTACTATCGCAGAATTTAGCATAAGCGGCAGGGATTTGGTGCTTATACTAGGTGGTCTATTTTTACTTGTAAAATCAACCCTTGAAATACATTCTAGTGTTTCTGGCGAAAGCGAAGAGCATAAAAATAGCAAAAAATCACATGCAAATTTCTTGGTTATCGTAAGTGAGATAGCTGTTTTGGATATTGTTTTTTCACTTGATAGTGTTATCACAGCTGTCGGAATGGCTGAGCATATAGAGATAATGATCATAGCTGTTATTTTAGCAGTTGGTGTAATGATGATAGCGTCAAAAGGTATTTCTAATTTTGTAGATAATAACCCGACTATAAAAATTTTAGCACTTGCATTTTTGGTGCTTGTGGGTATGACGCTAGTTGCTGAAGGATTAGGATTTCATATTCCAAAGGGATATATCTATTTTGCGATGGCATTTTCATTGGCAGTGGAAAGTATAAATATATATGCTAAAAAGAAAAAATATGGTTTGTTGCACTAA
- a CDS encoding YifB family Mg chelatase-like AAA ATPase, which translates to MKSLRCATYGDGLKIIDVESIFSRGLPGFSIVGLASTSIKESTERVKAALLALDFAFPAQKITINLSPSDLPKSGSHFDLSIALLIALQKAKSLEKIFVFGELGLDGSVKSTANLFSILLFLSTQVQKAKILVPSEIAAKASMIPNLEVYGVSTLEEAIKFFSDAEFAKSTHFNATHELFSNVIEVGGKRYVPNLNYELDFKDVLGQDRAKRACVIAAVGMHNILFEGSPGSGKSMCAKRLVYIMAPQSLEEVLKSAAYRSLNLQDSEFTSTRAFRSPHHTSTKSSIFGGGSNVAKIGEIALANGGVLFFDEFPHFAKQVIESLREPLEDNQIHIARVNSKVTYETKFIFVAAQNPCPCGNLFSRNLNCKCSENEIKNYKAKISAPVLDRIDLKVAMDESSPSEKASLSSQQMSEMVLKAFIFQKKRDQDELNGKLSDAQVAKFCTLNAEASEILQKATTKYNLSQRGIKRTLRVARSIADLDESEQILKPHILEALSFRA; encoded by the coding sequence ATGAAGTCTTTAAGATGTGCTACTTACGGCGATGGGCTAAAGATAATTGACGTTGAGTCTATCTTCTCTCGTGGGCTTCCTGGCTTTAGTATTGTGGGTCTTGCAAGCACCAGTATCAAAGAGAGCACAGAGCGTGTAAAGGCGGCACTTTTAGCGCTTGACTTTGCCTTTCCGGCTCAGAAAATAACCATAAATTTATCTCCCTCAGACCTGCCAAAAAGTGGCTCACACTTTGATCTAAGTATCGCACTTCTCATCGCTCTTCAAAAGGCAAAAAGCTTAGAAAAAATTTTTGTTTTTGGCGAGCTTGGGCTTGATGGCAGCGTAAAAAGCACGGCAAATTTGTTTTCGATCCTACTTTTTTTAAGCACGCAGGTGCAAAAGGCAAAAATTTTAGTGCCTAGTGAGATAGCCGCAAAAGCCTCAATGATCCCAAATTTAGAGGTTTATGGCGTTAGCACACTAGAAGAGGCGATCAAGTTTTTTAGTGACGCAGAATTTGCTAAAAGCACGCATTTTAACGCTACGCACGAGCTATTTTCAAATGTGATAGAAGTTGGCGGCAAAAGATATGTTCCAAATTTAAATTACGAGCTTGATTTTAAGGACGTTTTGGGTCAGGATCGCGCCAAAAGAGCCTGCGTTATTGCAGCCGTTGGCATGCATAATATTTTATTTGAAGGCAGCCCAGGTAGCGGCAAGAGCATGTGCGCAAAACGCCTCGTCTATATCATGGCACCACAAAGCCTAGAAGAGGTGCTAAAGTCCGCCGCCTACCGCTCGCTAAACCTGCAAGATAGCGAATTTACAAGCACTAGAGCCTTTCGCTCGCCGCATCACACCTCGACTAAAAGCTCGATCTTTGGCGGAGGCTCAAACGTCGCAAAGATCGGTGAGATCGCACTTGCAAATGGCGGAGTGCTATTTTTTGATGAGTTCCCACACTTTGCTAAACAGGTGATAGAAAGCCTCAGAGAGCCACTTGAAGATAATCAAATCCACATCGCAAGGGTAAATTCAAAAGTGACTTATGAGACTAAATTTATCTTCGTCGCGGCGCAAAATCCCTGCCCATGTGGAAATTTATTCTCACGCAATTTAAACTGCAAATGCAGCGAAAATGAGATAAAAAACTACAAAGCCAAAATTTCAGCCCCAGTGCTTGACCGCATTGATCTAAAGGTCGCGATGGACGAGAGCTCTCCAAGCGAAAAGGCTAGTTTGAGCTCGCAGCAGATGAGCGAGATGGTTTTAAAAGCCTTTATATTTCAAAAAAAGCGTGATCAAGATGAGCTAAATGGCAAGCTTAGTGACGCGCAGGTGGCTAAATTTTGCACGCTAAATGCCGAGGCAAGTGAAATTTTACAAAAGGCCACCACGAAGTACAACCTCTCTCAAAGGGGCATAAAAAGGACGCTTAGAGTGGCTAGAAGCATCGCCGATCTTGATGAGAGTGAGCAAATTTTAAAGCCGCACATCCTAGAGGCGCTTAGTTTTAGGGCATAG